Proteins from a genomic interval of Kitasatospora kifunensis:
- the prfA gene encoding peptide chain release factor 1, whose translation MFEAVEELLIEHAGLEERLADPSVHADQANARKLAKRYAELTPITRTYRAWRQAGEDIAAAREFAAEDPDFIAEAKAAEQRQNELTEELRLLLVPRDPNDDKDVILEVKAGEGGEESALFAGDLLRMYLRFAERVGWKTEIIDANESDLGGYKDVSVAVKTKGSALEPGQGVWARLKYEGGVHRVQRVPATESQGRIHTSAAGVLVTPEAEEVEVEVHQNDLRIDVYRSSGPGGQSVNTTDSAVRITHLPTGIVASCQNEKSQLQNKESAMRILRSRLLAAAVEAAEREASDARRSQVRTVDRSERIRTYNYPENRISDHRTGFKSYNLDQVLDGDLNALIQSAVDADAAAKLAAAQEQ comes from the coding sequence ATGTTCGAGGCAGTCGAAGAGCTCCTCATCGAGCACGCCGGCCTCGAGGAGCGGCTGGCCGATCCGTCGGTGCACGCGGATCAGGCCAACGCTCGCAAGCTGGCCAAGCGCTATGCCGAGCTCACGCCGATCACCCGCACCTACCGGGCCTGGCGCCAGGCCGGCGAGGACATCGCGGCGGCCCGCGAGTTCGCCGCCGAGGACCCCGACTTCATCGCCGAGGCCAAGGCCGCCGAGCAGCGCCAGAACGAGCTCACCGAAGAGCTGCGGCTGCTGCTGGTGCCCCGCGACCCCAATGACGACAAGGACGTCATCCTGGAGGTCAAGGCCGGCGAGGGCGGCGAGGAGTCCGCGCTGTTCGCCGGCGACCTGCTGCGGATGTACCTGCGCTTCGCCGAGCGGGTGGGCTGGAAGACCGAGATCATCGACGCCAACGAGTCGGACCTCGGCGGCTACAAGGACGTCTCGGTGGCCGTGAAGACCAAGGGGAGCGCGCTCGAGCCCGGCCAGGGCGTCTGGGCCCGGCTGAAGTACGAGGGCGGCGTGCACCGGGTGCAGCGGGTCCCCGCCACCGAGTCGCAGGGTCGGATCCACACCTCGGCGGCGGGCGTGCTGGTCACCCCCGAGGCGGAGGAGGTCGAGGTCGAGGTCCACCAGAACGACCTGCGGATCGACGTCTACCGCTCCTCGGGCCCCGGCGGCCAGTCGGTCAACACCACCGACTCCGCGGTCCGGATCACCCACCTGCCGACCGGTATCGTGGCCTCCTGCCAGAACGAGAAGAGCCAGCTGCAGAACAAGGAGTCGGCGATGCGCATCCTGCGGTCGCGACTGCTGGCCGCGGCGGTCGAGGCGGCCGAGCGGGAGGCGTCCGACGCGCGGCGCAGCCAGGTCCGCACGGTCGACCGCTCGGAGCGGATCCGGACGTACAACTACCCCGAGAACCGCATCTCGGACCACCGCACCGGCTTCAAGTCGTACAACCTGGACCAGGTCCTCGACGGCGACCTGAACGCGCTGATCCAGTCCGCCGTGGACGCCGACGCCGCCGCGAAGCTCGCCGCGGCGCAAGAGCAGTAA
- the rpmE gene encoding 50S ribosomal protein L31, translating into MKPDVHPTYVVTSVTCTCGNEFTTRSTEPSGVIRAEVCSACHPFYTGKQKILDTGGRVARFEARFGKGLSGNRA; encoded by the coding sequence TTGAAGCCCGACGTTCACCCCACGTACGTGGTCACCTCGGTGACCTGCACCTGTGGCAACGAGTTCACCACCCGTTCCACCGAGCCCTCCGGCGTCATTCGCGCCGAGGTGTGCTCCGCCTGCCACCCGTTCTACACCGGCAAGCAGAAGATCCTCGACACCGGTGGCCGCGTGGCCCGCTTCGAGGCTCGCTTCGGCAAGGGCCTCAGCGGCAACCGGGCCTAG
- a CDS encoding LCP family protein, producing MADEQQGSTRKSRALRVVAFTAVGLVLAGSGAAGYAYWRWDSNIRSVDIDSQLGSARPSAPNNGSFNVLVLGSDSRGGANGALAGGATDGTARSDTAMVVHVNQNHSAATVVSIPRDTLVNRPACTAANGSAVPPVQSAMYNSAYEVGGAACAVKTTEQLTGLRMNHYIEIDFAGFAAFVNAIGGATVATSVDIHDQDSGLDLKAGTTHLNGDQALAFVRTRHGVGDGSDLGRIELQKEMVKSIISQVGSIGLLTSPTKLYTVGDTLTKAITTDSQLASVSALTGLGEELKGIGTEHLTMVTMPVLAAPGDPNRVVAQQPQAGQVWGALRADQPVPQSIVSSQPVNPADPAADPSASPTAAATRS from the coding sequence ATGGCCGACGAGCAGCAGGGCAGCACCCGCAAGTCGAGGGCATTGCGGGTGGTGGCCTTCACGGCGGTGGGACTGGTGCTGGCCGGGTCCGGTGCGGCCGGCTACGCGTACTGGAGGTGGGACTCGAACATCAGAAGCGTCGACATCGACTCCCAGCTCGGCAGCGCGCGCCCTTCGGCCCCCAACAACGGCTCCTTCAACGTGCTGGTGCTCGGCTCCGACTCGCGCGGCGGCGCCAACGGGGCGCTGGCGGGCGGTGCGACCGACGGCACCGCCCGCTCGGACACCGCGATGGTGGTGCACGTCAACCAGAACCACTCGGCCGCCACCGTGGTCTCCATCCCGCGTGACACGCTGGTGAACCGGCCCGCCTGCACCGCCGCCAATGGCAGTGCGGTGCCGCCCGTGCAGAGCGCGATGTACAACAGCGCCTACGAGGTCGGCGGCGCGGCCTGCGCGGTGAAGACCACCGAGCAGCTCACCGGTCTGCGGATGAACCACTACATCGAGATCGACTTCGCCGGCTTCGCGGCCTTCGTCAACGCCATCGGCGGCGCCACGGTGGCCACCTCGGTGGACATCCACGACCAGGACAGCGGCCTGGACCTCAAGGCGGGCACCACCCACCTGAACGGCGACCAGGCGCTGGCCTTCGTGCGCACCCGGCACGGCGTGGGGGACGGCAGCGACCTGGGCCGGATAGAGCTGCAGAAGGAGATGGTGAAGTCGATCATCTCCCAGGTCGGCTCGATCGGTCTGCTCACCAGTCCGACCAAGCTCTACACCGTCGGTGACACCTTGACCAAGGCCATCACCACCGACTCCCAGCTGGCCTCGGTCAGTGCGCTGACCGGCCTCGGCGAGGAGCTCAAGGGGATCGGCACCGAGCACCTGACCATGGTCACGATGCCGGTCCTCGCCGCGCCGGGCGACCCGAACCGGGTGGTCGCCCAGCAGCCGCAGGCCGGCCAGGTCTGGGGCGCGCTGCGGGCCGACCAGCCGGTGCCGCAGTCCATCGTGAGCAGCCAGCCGGTCAATCCGGCCGACCCGGCAGCCGACCCGAGCGCCAGTCCCACGGCCGCCGCGACGCGCTCCTGA
- the rho gene encoding transcription termination factor Rho, with product MSDTTDLMGARPDADATDTPAAPAAPAKRRRTAAAGLDGLVLAELQKLASTLGISGTGRMRKSQLIEAIKEKSGGDPLLASAGSSAPAKAAAKEAAPAEKPARRTRAAAVAQAPAAVEAPTQIEIPGQAAPEAAAPARAERGRRRATSAAGAPGAVEAPAAAVSTTVAAESVAEPIAPAEARTETRTEQTRTGEGQGEQREGRRDRRDRRERTDRAEQRTETAEGEGGEGRESRRDRRNRRDRADRPDRAERQQGSQPAQQPAAQPAAAQQQGGYEDDEFGDGRRGRRGRYRDRNRRGSRRDGFEGGVAEPQVGDDDVLIPVAGILDILDNYAFVRTSGYLPGQNDVYVSLAQVRKNGLRKGDAITGAVRQPRDGERREKFNAMVRLDSVNGMDPESGRNRPEFGKLTPLYPQERLRLETDPGVLTTRIIDLVSPIGKGQRGLIVAPPKTGKTMIMQAIANAITRNNPECHLMVVLVDERPEEVTDMQRSVKGEVISSTFDRPAEDHTVVAELAIERAKRLVELGHDVVILLDSITRLGRAYNLAAPASGRILSGGVDSTALYPPKKFFGAARNIENGGSLTILATALVETGSRADEVVFEEFKGTGNMELRLDRKLADKRIFPAVDVDASSTRKEEILLGSEELAITWKLRRVLHALDSQQAIELLLDKMKQTKSNAEFLMQIAKTTPGSGD from the coding sequence GTGAGCGACACCACCGATCTGATGGGCGCGCGCCCGGACGCCGACGCGACGGACACACCCGCCGCCCCAGCGGCGCCGGCCAAGCGCCGCCGTACCGCTGCCGCAGGCCTTGACGGTCTGGTCCTGGCCGAGCTGCAGAAGCTCGCCTCGACGCTCGGCATCAGCGGGACGGGCCGGATGCGCAAGAGCCAGCTCATCGAGGCCATCAAGGAGAAGAGCGGCGGCGACCCGCTGCTCGCCTCCGCCGGCTCCAGCGCGCCGGCCAAGGCCGCCGCCAAGGAGGCCGCGCCCGCCGAGAAGCCGGCCCGCCGCACCCGGGCCGCCGCCGTGGCCCAGGCCCCGGCCGCCGTCGAGGCCCCCACCCAGATCGAGATCCCGGGCCAGGCCGCCCCCGAGGCCGCCGCTCCGGCGCGGGCCGAGCGTGGCCGCCGCCGGGCCACCTCCGCGGCCGGTGCGCCCGGCGCCGTCGAGGCCCCGGCCGCGGCGGTCTCCACCACGGTGGCGGCGGAGAGCGTCGCGGAGCCGATCGCGCCCGCCGAGGCCAGGACCGAGACGCGCACCGAGCAGACCCGCACCGGCGAGGGCCAGGGCGAGCAGCGCGAGGGCCGTCGCGACCGTCGTGACCGCCGCGAGCGCACCGACCGCGCCGAGCAGCGCACCGAGACGGCCGAGGGCGAGGGCGGCGAGGGCCGCGAGTCGCGTCGCGACCGCCGCAACCGTCGCGACCGCGCGGACCGCCCCGACCGTGCCGAGCGCCAGCAGGGCTCGCAGCCGGCCCAGCAGCCGGCCGCCCAGCCCGCCGCCGCCCAGCAGCAGGGCGGCTACGAGGACGACGAGTTCGGCGACGGTCGGCGCGGCCGTCGTGGCCGTTACCGCGACCGCAACCGCCGCGGCAGCCGCCGTGACGGTTTCGAGGGCGGCGTCGCCGAGCCGCAGGTGGGCGACGACGATGTGCTGATCCCGGTCGCGGGCATCCTGGACATCCTCGACAACTACGCCTTCGTGCGGACCTCCGGCTACCTGCCGGGCCAGAACGACGTCTACGTCTCGCTCGCCCAGGTCCGCAAGAACGGCCTGCGCAAGGGTGACGCGATCACCGGCGCGGTGCGCCAGCCGCGCGACGGCGAGCGCCGCGAGAAGTTCAACGCCATGGTGCGGCTGGACTCGGTCAACGGCATGGACCCGGAGAGCGGCCGCAACCGCCCCGAGTTCGGCAAGCTGACCCCGCTCTACCCGCAGGAGCGGCTGCGCCTGGAGACCGACCCGGGCGTGCTGACCACCCGGATCATCGACCTGGTGTCGCCGATCGGCAAGGGCCAGCGCGGTCTGATCGTCGCCCCGCCGAAGACCGGTAAGACGATGATCATGCAGGCGATCGCCAACGCGATCACCCGCAACAACCCCGAGTGCCACCTGATGGTCGTCCTGGTCGACGAGCGTCCGGAAGAGGTCACCGACATGCAGCGCTCGGTCAAGGGCGAGGTCATCTCCTCGACCTTCGACCGTCCGGCCGAGGACCACACCGTGGTCGCCGAGCTGGCCATCGAGCGCGCCAAGCGCCTGGTGGAGCTGGGCCACGACGTGGTGATCCTGCTCGACTCGATCACCCGCCTGGGCCGTGCCTACAACCTGGCGGCGCCGGCCTCCGGCCGCATCCTGTCCGGTGGTGTCGACTCGACCGCGCTCTACCCGCCGAAGAAGTTCTTCGGCGCCGCGCGCAACATCGAGAACGGCGGCTCGCTGACCATCCTGGCCACCGCGCTGGTGGAGACCGGCTCGCGGGCCGACGAGGTGGTCTTCGAGGAGTTCAAGGGCACCGGCAACATGGAGCTGCGCCTGGACCGCAAGCTCGCCGACAAGCGGATCTTCCCCGCGGTGGACGTCGACGCGTCCAGCACCCGCAAGGAGGAGATCCTGCTCGGCAGCGAGGAGCTGGCGATCACCTGGAAGCTGCGCCGGGTGCTGCACGCGCTCGACTCGCAGCAGGCGATCGAGCTGCTGCTGGACAAGATGAAGCAGACCAAGTCCAACGCCGAGTTCCTCATGCAGATCGCCAAGACCACGCCGGGGTCGGGCGACTGA
- the thrB gene encoding homoserine kinase — protein MAGPAFRAAAVRVRVPATSANLGPGFDAFGLALGLYDDIVVRVADSGLSVDIAGEGAGELARDERHLVVRAMRAAFDRLGGQPRGLEVVCANRIPHGRGLGSSSAAICAGIVAARAVTIGGPAALDDAAMLALASELEGHPDNVAACLAGGFTIAWTDEDGARAVRLEPAAEVVPVVFIPSTEVLTETARGLLPRTVPLADAAANAGRSALLVEALTRRPELLLPATEDRLHQDYRAAAMPDSAALVAALRSEGVPAAISGAGPTVLALSDEAGAEKLLSFAGESFAAHRLRLDRDGAGVLPLDG, from the coding sequence ATGGCCGGTCCCGCGTTCCGTGCCGCCGCCGTCCGGGTGCGAGTCCCCGCGACCAGCGCCAACCTGGGCCCGGGGTTCGACGCCTTCGGACTCGCGCTGGGCCTGTACGACGACATCGTGGTCCGGGTCGCCGACTCCGGCCTGAGCGTGGACATCGCGGGCGAGGGCGCGGGCGAACTGGCCCGCGACGAGCGCCACCTGGTGGTCCGTGCGATGCGGGCCGCCTTCGACCGGCTCGGCGGACAGCCGCGCGGCCTCGAAGTGGTCTGCGCCAACCGCATACCGCACGGCCGCGGCCTGGGCTCCTCCTCGGCCGCCATCTGCGCGGGCATCGTCGCCGCCCGCGCGGTCACCATCGGCGGCCCCGCCGCCCTGGACGACGCCGCGATGCTGGCCCTCGCCTCCGAGCTGGAGGGCCACCCGGACAACGTCGCCGCCTGCCTGGCCGGCGGGTTCACCATCGCCTGGACCGACGAGGACGGGGCCAGGGCGGTCCGTCTGGAGCCCGCCGCCGAGGTGGTTCCCGTGGTCTTCATCCCGAGCACCGAGGTGCTCACCGAGACCGCCCGCGGCCTGCTGCCCAGGACCGTCCCGCTGGCCGACGCGGCCGCCAACGCCGGCCGCTCCGCGCTGCTCGTGGAGGCGCTGACCAGGCGCCCCGAGCTGCTGCTGCCGGCCACCGAGGACCGGCTGCACCAGGACTACCGCGCCGCCGCGATGCCGGACAGCGCCGCCCTGGTGGCCGCGTTGCGCTCGGAGGGCGTGCCGGCGGCGATCTCCGGTGCCGGGCCCACCGTGCTCGCGCTGTCCGACGAGGCCGGCGCCGAGAAGCTGCTCTCGTTCGCAGGTGAGTCGTTCGCCGCCCATCGGCTGCGGCTCGACCGTGACGGAGCGGGCGTCCTGCCGTTGGACGGATGA
- the thrC gene encoding threonine synthase has product MNAVIDKVGGRTHQWRGVIEEYRDRLPVSASTPVVTLLEGGTPLVPAQVLSERTGCDVYLKVEGANPTGSFKDRGMTMAISKAKEDGAQAVICASTGNTSASAAAYAVRAGMVCAVLVPQGKIALGKMGQALVHGSKILQVDGNFDDCLTLARELSENYPVALVNSVNPVRIEGQKTAAFEVVDMLGDAPDLHVLPVGNAGNITAYWRGYREYAKDGLATRTPRMWGFQAAGSAPIVDGAPVLKPQTIATAIRIGNPASWAFAEAARDESGGLIDKVTDRQILAAYRLLAAREGVFVEPSSAASVAGLLAKAEAGLVDPGQRIVCTVTGNGLKDPDWAVAGAPQPHVVPVSAEAAAQRLGLVD; this is encoded by the coding sequence ATGAACGCCGTGATCGACAAGGTCGGTGGCCGGACCCACCAGTGGCGGGGCGTCATCGAGGAGTACCGCGACCGCCTGCCGGTCAGCGCCAGCACGCCCGTGGTCACCCTGCTGGAGGGCGGCACGCCGCTGGTCCCCGCCCAGGTGCTCTCCGAGCGGACCGGCTGCGACGTCTACCTGAAGGTCGAGGGCGCCAACCCGACCGGCTCCTTCAAGGACCGCGGCATGACCATGGCCATCTCCAAGGCCAAGGAGGACGGTGCCCAGGCGGTGATCTGCGCCTCCACCGGCAACACCTCGGCCTCGGCGGCCGCCTACGCGGTGCGGGCCGGCATGGTCTGCGCGGTGCTGGTTCCGCAGGGCAAGATCGCGCTGGGCAAGATGGGCCAGGCGCTGGTGCACGGCTCGAAGATCCTCCAGGTGGACGGGAACTTCGACGACTGCCTCACCCTCGCGCGTGAACTGTCCGAGAACTACCCCGTCGCGCTGGTGAACTCGGTGAACCCGGTGCGCATCGAGGGCCAGAAGACGGCCGCCTTCGAGGTCGTCGACATGCTCGGCGACGCTCCCGACCTGCACGTCCTGCCGGTCGGCAACGCGGGCAACATCACCGCCTACTGGCGCGGTTACCGCGAGTACGCGAAGGACGGCCTGGCCACCCGCACGCCCCGGATGTGGGGCTTCCAGGCGGCCGGTTCGGCCCCGATCGTGGATGGCGCGCCGGTGCTCAAGCCGCAGACCATCGCCACCGCGATCCGGATCGGCAACCCCGCTTCCTGGGCCTTCGCGGAGGCCGCCCGGGACGAGTCGGGTGGGCTCATCGACAAGGTGACCGACCGTCAGATCCTGGCTGCGTACCGTTTGTTGGCCGCGCGCGAGGGCGTCTTCGTGGAGCCCTCCTCGGCCGCCAGCGTGGCCGGCCTGCTGGCCAAGGCGGAGGCCGGACTGGTCGACCCCGGCCAGCGGATCGTCTGCACCGTGACCGGCAACGGCCTCAAGGACCCCGACTGGGCGGTGGCCGGCGCCCCGCAGCCGCACGTGGTCCCGGTCAGTGCCGAGGCCGCCGCCCAGCGCCTGGGCCTGGTGGACTGA
- a CDS encoding homoserine dehydrogenase, which produces MMRTRPLKVALLGCGVVGSEVARIMTTDAADLAARIGAPVELAGIAVRRAGRVRPGVPEHLITTDAEALVKRGDIDVVIEVVGGIEPSKNLILAAFKHGASVVSANKALLAKDGAELHAAAAAAGVDLYYEAAVAGAIPLIRPLRESLAGDRVNRVLGIVNGTTNFILDKMDTTGAGYSEALEEATALGYAEADPTADVEGFDAAAKAAILAGIAFHTKVTAADVYREGLTEVTAADIASAKAMGCVVKLLAICERAADGASVTARVHPAMIPLSHPLASVREAYNAVFVEAEAAGRLMFYGPGAGGAPTASAVLGDLVAVCRNKLGGATGPGDSVYTQLPAKPMDQVITRYHVSLDVDDRAGVLAQVASVFAEHGVSIDTVRQQGRDGDASLVVVTHRATDAALSATVDKLRALDSVRDVASIMRVEGE; this is translated from the coding sequence ATGATGCGTACGCGGCCGCTGAAGGTGGCGTTGCTGGGCTGTGGTGTGGTGGGCTCCGAGGTGGCGCGCATCATGACGACAGACGCCGCCGACCTCGCCGCGCGCATCGGCGCGCCGGTCGAGCTCGCCGGCATCGCGGTGCGCCGGGCCGGGCGGGTGCGCCCGGGCGTCCCTGAGCACCTGATCACCACCGACGCCGAGGCGCTGGTCAAGCGCGGTGACATCGACGTGGTGATCGAGGTGGTCGGCGGCATCGAGCCGTCCAAGAACCTGATCCTCGCCGCCTTCAAGCACGGCGCCTCGGTGGTCAGCGCGAACAAGGCGCTGCTCGCCAAGGACGGCGCCGAGCTGCACGCGGCCGCCGCCGCGGCCGGGGTGGACCTCTACTACGAGGCCGCGGTGGCCGGCGCGATCCCGCTGATCCGCCCGCTGCGCGAGTCGCTGGCCGGTGACCGGGTGAACCGGGTGCTGGGCATCGTCAACGGCACCACCAACTTCATCCTCGACAAGATGGACACCACCGGCGCCGGCTACTCGGAGGCGCTGGAGGAGGCCACCGCGCTCGGCTACGCCGAGGCCGACCCGACCGCCGACGTCGAGGGCTTCGACGCCGCCGCCAAGGCCGCGATCCTGGCCGGCATCGCCTTCCACACCAAGGTCACCGCCGCCGACGTCTACCGCGAGGGCCTGACCGAGGTGACCGCCGCCGACATCGCCAGCGCCAAGGCGATGGGCTGCGTGGTCAAGCTGCTGGCGATCTGCGAGCGGGCCGCCGACGGCGCCTCGGTCACCGCCCGGGTGCACCCGGCGATGATCCCGCTCAGCCACCCGCTGGCCTCGGTCCGCGAGGCCTACAACGCGGTCTTCGTGGAGGCCGAGGCGGCCGGGCGGCTGATGTTCTACGGCCCGGGCGCCGGTGGCGCGCCGACCGCCTCCGCGGTCCTCGGCGACCTGGTCGCGGTCTGCCGCAACAAGCTCGGCGGCGCGACCGGGCCCGGCGACTCGGTCTACACCCAGCTGCCGGCCAAGCCGATGGACCAGGTCATCACCCGCTACCACGTCAGCCTGGACGTGGACGACCGCGCGGGCGTGCTGGCCCAGGTGGCCTCGGTCTTCGCCGAGCACGGCGTGTCCATCGACACCGTGCGCCAGCAGGGCCGCGACGGCGACGCCTCGCTCGTCGTGGTCACCCACCGAGCCACCGACGCCGCCCTGTCGGCGACCGTGGACAAGCTCCGCGCGCTGGACAGCGTGCGGGACGTGGCCAGCATCATGCGGGTTGAAGGGGAATAG
- the lysA gene encoding diaminopimelate decarboxylase, translating to MSRSAHPAGPRHGDVLPEGHYLAPPSDLNALDPKVWSHTVARDADGVVTVGGATVTALAAEFGTPAYVLDEADFRARARAWRQAFGAGADVYYAGKAFLSKAVVRWLHEEGLSLDVCSPGELAVALAGGMPPARIALHGNNKSAAELEQAVKAGVGHIVVDSAQEIDRLAAIAAGQGVRQPVLIRVTVGVEAHTHEFIATAHEDQKFGFSLAQGAAAQAVAQVLGHHEALELRGLHSHIGSQIFDTAGFEVAARRVVGLLAEIRDEHGVELPEIDLGGGLGIAYTSEDDPREPAEIATALAEIVRRECAAQRLRAPRLSVEPGRAIVGPTAFTLYQVGTVKPLAGLRTYVSVDGGMSDNIRTALYDAAYSVALVSRRSQAEPMLVRVVGKHCESGDIVVKDAFLPGDLTPGDLIAVPATGAYCRSMASNYNHALRPPVLAVADGAARVIVRRETEEDLLRLDVG from the coding sequence ATGAGCCGCTCCGCGCACCCCGCAGGCCCCCGTCACGGCGATGTGCTGCCCGAGGGGCACTACCTGGCCCCGCCGAGCGACCTGAACGCGCTGGACCCCAAGGTCTGGTCCCACACGGTGGCCCGCGACGCCGACGGGGTGGTCACCGTGGGCGGGGCCACGGTGACCGCGCTCGCGGCCGAGTTCGGCACGCCCGCCTACGTGCTGGACGAGGCCGACTTCCGGGCCAGGGCCCGGGCCTGGCGGCAGGCGTTCGGGGCCGGGGCGGACGTCTACTACGCGGGCAAGGCCTTCCTCTCCAAGGCCGTGGTCCGCTGGCTGCACGAGGAGGGGCTCAGCCTCGACGTGTGCAGCCCGGGCGAGCTCGCGGTGGCGCTGGCCGGCGGCATGCCGCCGGCCAGGATCGCGCTGCACGGCAACAACAAGTCCGCCGCCGAGCTCGAACAGGCGGTGAAGGCGGGGGTGGGCCACATCGTGGTCGACTCCGCCCAGGAGATCGACCGGTTGGCCGCCATCGCCGCGGGCCAGGGCGTGCGGCAGCCGGTGCTGATCCGGGTGACGGTGGGCGTCGAGGCGCACACCCACGAGTTCATCGCCACCGCGCACGAGGACCAGAAGTTCGGCTTCTCGCTCGCCCAGGGCGCGGCCGCGCAGGCGGTCGCCCAGGTGCTCGGGCACCACGAGGCGTTGGAACTGCGCGGCCTGCACTCGCACATCGGTTCGCAGATCTTCGACACCGCCGGTTTCGAGGTGGCCGCCCGCCGGGTGGTCGGCCTGCTGGCCGAGATCCGCGACGAGCACGGCGTCGAGCTGCCCGAGATCGACCTCGGCGGCGGCCTGGGCATCGCCTACACGAGCGAGGACGACCCGCGCGAGCCGGCCGAGATCGCCACCGCGTTGGCCGAAATCGTGCGCCGCGAGTGCGCGGCGCAGCGGCTGCGGGCGCCCCGGCTGAGCGTCGAGCCGGGCCGGGCGATCGTCGGCCCGACCGCCTTCACGCTCTACCAGGTGGGCACCGTCAAGCCGTTGGCGGGCCTGCGCACCTACGTCAGCGTGGACGGCGGGATGTCCGACAACATCCGCACCGCGCTCTACGACGCCGCGTACTCGGTGGCCCTGGTCTCGCGCCGCAGCCAGGCCGAGCCGATGCTGGTCCGGGTGGTCGGCAAGCACTGCGAGTCCGGGGACATCGTGGTCAAGGACGCGTTCCTGCCGGGCGATCTGACGCCGGGTGACCTGATCGCGGTGCCCGCCACCGGTGCGTACTGCCGCTCGATGGCGAGCAACTACAACCACGCGTTGCGGCCGCCGGTGCTGGCCGTGGCCGACGGCGCGGCCCGGGTGATCGTGCGGCGCGAGACGGAGGAGGATCTCCTGCGCCTCGATGTCGGATGA